The bacterium genome window below encodes:
- a CDS encoding flagellin: MQNITAYAAHRNVGNTENAMAKNLEKLSSGYRINRAGDDAAGLAVSEKMRTQVKGLEQSGANSLDAISLVQTAEAGMHEVHSMLQRVRTLAVQSSNATYTSADRALMNTEVVQLKSEINRLASATQFNEKPVLGATSTYAFHVGANKDETLSTTIKKVSTSELAIDALSISTVTKAEAAITSLSTAINTISGRRSDLGAVQNRLEHTLNATGIARENMAGAEARIRDLDVAKEMMDFTKNQILMQAGTSMLAQANQAPQSVLSLL; this comes from the coding sequence ATGCAAAATATTACAGCTTATGCTGCCCATCGTAATGTGGGTAACACTGAAAATGCAATGGCTAAGAACTTGGAGAAACTCTCTTCAGGTTATCGCATAAACCGAGCTGGCGATGATGCTGCTGGTTTAGCTGTCTCGGAAAAGATGAGAACTCAAGTTAAAGGTTTAGAGCAAAGTGGGGCCAACTCCTTAGATGCTATTTCCTTAGTTCAAACGGCAGAAGCAGGAATGCACGAAGTTCATTCGATGCTTCAAAGAGTTAGAACCTTAGCGGTCCAATCTTCTAACGCTACTTACACCAGTGCCGATAGAGCCTTAATGAACACCGAAGTCGTCCAACTAAAATCCGAAATTAACCGCTTAGCTAGTGCTACCCAATTTAACGAAAAGCCTGTCTTAGGGGCCACTAGTACCTATGCTTTCCATGTCGGAGCTAATAAAGACGAAACCTTATCTACCACTATTAAGAAGGTAAGTACTAGTGAGCTAGCTATCGATGCTCTTTCTATCTCAACTGTAACTAAGGCCGAAGCAGCTATTACATCTCTATCTACGGCTATTAACACTATTTCTGGCCGACGTTCTGACTTAGGTGCTGTTCAGAACAGGTTAGAGCATACTTTAAATGCTACTGGCATCGCCAGAGAAAATATGGCTGGTGCTGAAGCTCGAATTAGAGACTTAGATGTGGCTAAAGAGATGATGGATTTCACCAAGAACCAAATCTTAATGCAAGCCGGTACTTCGATGTTAGCTCAAGCTAACCAAGCACCTCAAAGCGTCTTGTCCTTACTCTAA
- a CDS encoding flagellin produces MRIMQNITAYIAHRHFGNTNKNMDKNLEKLSSGYRINRAADDAAGLAVSEKMRTQVNGLDQARRNALDGVSLVQTAEAAMHEMHTMLQRMRTLAVQTANGTYTSTDRNLVQTEVKQLIDEIDRLSSATQFNELNILKLTSSIKFHIGANKNEVMAVNIGVMGSSQIGIKNGSTYLSISTITHAESAIFTLTSAINAISIKRANLGAVQNRLDYTLNALGIAHENMAASEARIRDLDMAKEMMDFTKNQILMQAGTSMLAQANQVPQSVLALLG; encoded by the coding sequence ATGAGAATCATGCAAAATATTACCGCCTACATAGCTCACAGGCATTTTGGGAATACTAATAAAAATATGGATAAAAACTTAGAGAAATTATCTTCAGGATATCGCATTAACCGAGCCGCTGACGATGCCGCTGGTTTAGCTGTCTCGGAGAAGATGAGAACTCAAGTTAATGGTTTGGATCAAGCTAGAAGAAATGCCTTAGATGGTGTTTCTTTAGTTCAAACCGCTGAAGCCGCCATGCACGAAATGCATACCATGTTACAAAGAATGAGAACTTTAGCCGTCCAAACCGCTAATGGAACTTACACCAGTACTGATAGAAACTTAGTTCAGACTGAAGTAAAACAGCTAATTGATGAAATTGATCGGCTGTCTTCGGCTACTCAATTTAATGAACTAAATATTCTAAAATTAACTTCCTCCATTAAATTTCATATTGGTGCTAACAAGAATGAAGTTATGGCAGTTAATATTGGAGTAATGGGTAGTTCTCAAATAGGCATAAAAAACGGGAGTACTTATTTATCTATTTCTACCATAACTCATGCCGAAAGTGCTATCTTTACTCTTACCAGTGCTATTAATGCCATTTCCATCAAAAGAGCTAATTTAGGAGCAGTCCAAAATAGATTAGACTATACTTTAAATGCCCTTGGCATTGCTCACGAAAATATGGCCGCCAGTGAAGCACGCATTAGGGATTTAGATATGGCTAAAGAAATGATGGACTTTACCAAAAATCAAATTTTAATGCAAGCTGGTACTTCGATGTTGGCTCAAGCCAATCAAGTTCCTCAAAGTGTTTTAGCCTTATTAGGCTGA
- a CDS encoding flagellin: MRIMQNVTAYTAHRNFTNTGNAMSKNLEKLSSGYRINRAADDAAGLAVSEKMRTQVNGLDQAKKNALDGISLVQTAEAGMHEIHTMLQRMRTLAVQTSNGTYTSTDRNLVQKEVNQLVSEIDRLASATQFNELNVLTATTGKELGSIRFHIGANKNEALTVKMSGISTTRLGIGSLSISTVTKAENAIHALTSAINKVSTKRSELGATQNRLDHTLNAIGIAHENMAASEARIRDLDMAQEMMGFTKNQILLQAGTSMLAQANQMPQSVLSLLG; the protein is encoded by the coding sequence ATGAGAATAATGCAAAATGTTACCGCTTACACTGCTCATCGTAATTTCACTAACACTGGTAATGCGATGAGTAAAAACCTGGAGAAATTATCTTCAGGGTATCGAATTAACCGCGCTGCTGACGATGCCGCTGGTTTAGCTGTCTCGGAGAAGATGAGAACTCAAGTTAATGGTTTGGATCAAGCTAAGAAGAATGCCTTAGATGGCATTTCTTTAGTCCAAACGGCAGAAGCAGGAATGCACGAAATCCATACTATGCTTCAAAGAATGAGAACCTTAGCCGTTCAAACCTCTAATGGAACATATACCAGTACTGACAGAAATTTGGTCCAAAAAGAAGTCAATCAATTAGTTTCTGAAATTGATCGATTAGCTAGCGCCACCCAATTTAATGAACTAAATGTTTTAACAGCCACTACAGGTAAGGAGCTAGGTTCAATCAGATTTCATATTGGAGCTAATAAAAATGAAGCCTTGACAGTTAAAATGAGTGGGATTTCTACTACCAGATTAGGAATTGGAAGTCTCTCTATTTCAACAGTTACCAAGGCAGAAAATGCTATTCACGCCTTAACTAGTGCTATAAACAAAGTCTCTACTAAGAGATCTGAATTAGGTGCCACCCAGAATAGATTAGACCATACTTTAAATGCCATAGGCATAGCTCACGAAAATATGGCCGCCAGTGAAGCTAGAATTAGGGATTTAGATATGGCTCAAGAAATGATGGGCTTTACCAAGAACCAGATCTTACTACAAGCTGGTACTTCGATGTTGGCTCAAGCCAATCAAATGCCACAAAGCGTGCTCTCGTTACTTGGCTAA